gcccgtgtgagccaaacacgggcctaggtccaatcctagggtaaatgcagggatgcaatgcaactaaattattacattagcatccaatattacatgtcttcgatcttcataatcaccaaggccaccatcttccaatcttgatcttccactattctaatatttacatttaaatatccatggcacatagagatacatctcatgggggtgggaacgggccataaaccaagcccactttaaattgataattattacaatcattcaacacaaatatcctagcatacacctagcaaattgggcttgggcttttgatcatccttcatgcataatatcacatatcatacaccatcaattaattatcactataattaattgatccaatattatatatcttgatccaatcactaaccgccacaattataaattaaatcaacaaagtatacaaacacctttgtctactttcaaattaatttatttataatcgaatttcttgtaaatcacaatttacaataaataattaaagtcctacttcaattatttattttatgagaaaatatgtgcaacaattgtaaatttaaacttaagggcccaaaactcatttttcaccaaaaatagtttggcccatttaaatttcacaaaattatgttgaccatctaatggcccaacaactcaaggcccatgacactaagattgtccaaaacacttttggaaaccctagccgtcatcgccgtcgccggagctccgtcgccggattccggcaacaaaaaatttttatttttattttaaaaactgcatTTTCGGgggctgccctttgctgcccgaaaattccgggcagctcgggcagccctcgggcagcaacatgctgctgaaaatttatttatttttttttgaaataaaattttcggccctttgcaaatcttgcacaaaaaattctcaagcggttagaaatcgatctcaatacaatattacgtaaatatagcacaaaaaccgtaaccttagctcggataccacttgaaagcggaccggttacggtggccggaaacgcaacggaagcataaatttcgaaaaataACATAGAAATTTAGGCCACCTTGGTTTTtcatgcaatatttacaaaacaaaacaaaaacatgcataggatgctTAAaagattttacctatcaacctcttaaggttgatgtaatggcaccaactaaagtataaatactttagctcttcttggttgaaagatctacaagcttccacctccaatcctccaagaattaggcccaccacaagctatgtaaatcccctcaagttttgcactagaaaaacttgaggatttatcaaaggaagtgagtattctccaagaaatgaagaacacaagatgagagaaaaatgagagaaaaatcctcttgtgatttcggccaagtgagttgTTAGTgagagtgggagactagcctaggtattgtgaaaagttgtctctcaaaagttgcatgccttttgaatattttaataaaaagtaatcaagactcttcacctcccaagcatgcaaaccctagcatgtctcacatatattatatggtttttaacacattaaaaaccatgaactaaattttaattatctcaaacacatttgagattaaataaatactacttgaatttattcaagtcccactagttaaataattattttaattgagctctacaaggctcaatattatttaattaattcaacacttgaattaatttaattatttagactctactaggtccactagtgtttaattaattcaacacttgaattaatttaatttagtcctcaataatgtttgtgaaaatcacaattttcaactacattatttacttggccaaattttaatcttaggaacacttccataaattaaaatttatatttttctcatagaagtcatacttctattttttctttacgcttataaacacatttataagccgttcaacacattgaactattttacttctcatcgggatttacaaagctagtacttgtgtggccctcaatggttcattgatacaactagccgtgggttcacatctcaatgtgattcggactaaacatgtccttatacgagcataccccaattgctccattcttacttatcaactctttgatagtaagaacgtcagaactcaggtctgatagtacccaaccaatcacgttaaacgcctagcagcatcgcttacgtgattccctaggtatcacatgatagtgcctgcaagaaccattcaattatggttagcgtacagtacggtcccttcaactcatatatcccgaccgattcgacaactattggtttatcgagagttgtcaatgaatcgatactatgtgtcatgttgtggttgcatcgatggtgtaatctatgaaacccctttcataattaccaccatactctgatcagagatttcaacccacacatacatgcaaaacacataggatattcatacccgtaggtaagcggtgaatccccggctacaatgcatcgactcctatatgtttcgccgtaacacccaaccttgccacctgatgaccccataagagtcggtaaacaagtcaaagtgaaacgctagcatatagagtctcaatgttgtcccgggtcataaggactaatggtgtacaaccataaactaggacttttccactcgataagtgagaaccacttggaaagtcctttatagagggttgttcagtgcactctaccaggagcacctatctgcatgctcggacatcacaatgtcccctaccaatgaaacatggtactcacatcgcagatactagtctctaactcgagcggcctttatccttcttagtgacggctgaatcgactaggaacggtttagaatatacagtattccaaatatgagtttcatgatactcatcatattagcatctcatattctttctattatttgtatattcaaggactttatctatgcaactagcatgggtataaagataaagatgcgccaaattaataaattgaaatattattaaaataaagatcgtttatacaaagagtttcattgtgaacagtcggccaacacttggctcgacgtgcacctactctaacaatatgaGTTGaatggaccgtactgtacgctaaccataattgaatggttcttgcaggcactatcatttgatacctagggaatcatgtaagcgatgttgctaggcgtttaacatgattcgttgggtgctatcagacttgagttctgacattcttgttatcaaggagttgataagtaagaatggagcaattggggtatgctcatataaggacatgtttagtccgaatcacatggagatgtgaacccacggctagttgtatcaatgaaccattgagggccacacaagtgctagctttctagatccctttgagaagtaaaatagttcaatgtgttgaacgacttataaatgagtttataagtgtatggaaaaatagaagtatgacttctacaagagaaatgtaaattttaatttatggaagtgttcctaaattaaaagttggccaattgaataatgtatttgaaaattgtgattttcataaacattattatggactaaattaaattaattcaagtgttgaattaattaaacactagtggacctagtagagtccaaataattaaattaattcaagtgttgaattaattaaattatattgagtcttgtagagctcaatttaaattaattatttaactagtgggacttgggtaaattcaagtaatgtttaattagtctcaaatatgtttgagataattaaatttagtccatggtttttattttgataataaagcatataatatgcatgcatgggaggtgaagggttggagacaacttttgcaactatcaaggcttggcatgctacttttgtctctactttttgcaagtccaagacaagtctcccttctccCCATTTCATAcatgcaatggccgaaattctcaccacaattctctcaagttttctctcaatttttctcttcaagtgttgaggaagaaaaatacttctccttgaaaaatccttttatttttctagtgcaaaataaaaggggttctagtttgctagtggtgggcctaattttgaaggaaagattcaagaacaaggtgaagcttgtagattgtcttgccatcaagagcttagttgtatatcaactaagttggagccatcatcaacctcaagaggttgataggtaactatttctaaacacactatgaatgtcattttggtgttttattgtatttcctacacaaatctatggtggccgaaatatatatgctaaaatcgaaatttttgtgcttccgttgcgtttccggccaccgtaaccgatcccctttcagttcctatatcgaattccgataTAACCaattatggtgttcctatatcgatttCCGTAATATAGagattccaattctatttactcgatataaccaaacatccggtgtcctgacctatccgtcatggactgtagctctatcgctaatatcattatcttgagacatcgtgcaatgttcccgtggtgATTCCACCAcgatcaggaacttctgtcacaagattactcgtctaacacctgtcatttctaattcaagagaacaagtatatcaatcaacttaatgcaaatatcaatgcaataagtaaattatgtgatttagggaaactcgagtcaaacctcactcgagttgtgcaatcccaactcaacattaatttatacctttatcttctcgctcagaagaagaagaattcccgactctatctcggtccattctcaatccggtaataacaataccgaacatatataatatcaatattcaactcaattcaataaatgttctgattaatattcaaatcgaaatatacgCTGATCGATATCCAATCAAGATAcactctaatccatatcgaccatatcacgatataatcgaaatcactacagaatctgatcaatatcaattaactgatgtttcaacggtataacaatacagtctcgataaccccatcaatccgaacatcacagatataataccagactcataatcgatatcgatactagtcataatctcaataaccatacatatctgatatgaattctcagtcaaatcgactccaaaaatcataacaattacataaacggtccgtttctcaatctgacttcgcttctacgatgtctaacatatcaagaacatcatatatgaatcctattcaattctgacaatagcataatttcaaagtatGTCAAaatgtagcaaaacttacgtccggttgtagcctgcgttgataggaacacaatactgaagtcagattacaattcggacgggcgaatttctcacaaaagacgtaaggatttttcactctttcacagaacccttttctcgattcttttcttttctttttttcagAAACaaacgtatatatgtatatatatatcctaagtTGCATGCACTTGATACGTGTCATCTTTTATGGATTTCggccggcgctcgggcggtaataaactaccgctcgagcgcggcatcctCTATCCAAATCCTTTCCGGattgcacattggcgctcgggcggtcacaatctaccgcccgggcgccacagcCTCTGCCCGAACATTTccttgttgaacattggcgctcgggcggtcattttctaccgctcgggcgccaatagttctgtccaaaaacATACACAATCCAGATGAAATCTCATtttgtgtcccgattaatcctttcataatcttatcaattatatatcaataattatagattactaggattaaatttccgggcattacacataTGGAATGAAttaatcaaaaataaaaattctatttttttaGTAGATGATTTATCACACGAGCTAACCCGATCCATACTTATAACGAAAAGTATTtggttgaatttattatttgtttcacaaaattgatctgttgggatgcaaccaaagtcccacattggaagatctagagaaagatcatgggtttataaagatagaaagatatcTCCATCGGTATGAGGCTTTTTGGGTGGTTCCAAAAGCAAAACCATGAGGGTTAAAACTCAAagttgacaatatcataaagtGTGGAGAGATCCAGATTCCATtggtcctaacaagtggtacCAGAGCCATGGTCTAGATCGAGCCGTGTGGGTAGAATCCTCGATACCTAAACGAAAGAGGTGAGGCTCCCGGtaaaaatccttgattaaaCTCTCGGGGTGGTTAACGCTCCCAGTATTATGTAAGGCGTGCGCTCCAACGCAGTGAAGTGGAGTAACCTCGATTAGAGGACGAATAAGGCTTGATGGGAGGCTCGGACCATGAGAATAATAGTGAAACTTCGTTTGAGGGGAGGATTGTTGGGATGCAACCAAAGTCCCACATTGgaagatctagagaaagatCATGAGTTTATAAAGATAGAGGATATCTCCATCGGTATGAGGCATTTTGGGTGGTTCCAAAAGCAAAATCATGAGGGTTAAAACCCAAAATGGGCAATATCATACGAGTGTGGAGATATCCAGATTCCATTGGTCCTAACCTGATCTGATTTTGTAGGACTCGGTCGATGTATGCATGTACGTAATATTGGTtctaaactttattttttttatcacattCACGGACCAAAAAACTCATTCTCGTCCATCGTGAAATTCCATGCGGGGGCATGATTTAACTGATATAAAAAGCATTTTGAGAGAGCTAGATTccatttttaaattgttttcctataataataataatgacgCGGATTTTGCAATGAAAAAATAGAGTATATTGCCAGCGCATTTTTGTGGGTGGGAATGTGATTTTGCATTTGGGATCTGGTTCACCAACCCACGATGTGGTCATATCTAACTCTATTCGATTCGTTGGTTAATGTTTGCCCTTTTCAAATTCAAGGTTGGTGGCATGTATCCTGGCTTTATGCTGCCCTGCAAGTTTCGACGTTGTCCTCGGAATATAGATCTAATCGTAAAACAAGAGTTACGTTATTTGATTTCTCTTGTCAATATTTTCTCAAGACAATCTGTAATATATAATCCATCTAATTTAATTTACTTCACTAACGTGACTTTCAGACTATTACATTATCCAGAAGATTCATACATTACACATCTTATGGTACCTATGAGATCCATATAAAGTCACGGCTCAACATATGTGTGCACATATGTTTCAAATTATTAGTTTTgcctatttttaaaaatataaaatgagtTTGCATTaaattcccaatttaaaatttaaCTTTCCATTCAGTTCCTATCAAAAAAATATGTGTTTTTATTCTCTAATtaatctacaaaaaaaaaaaaaaaaattgtacactcGAGCCCACGTGTTTTTTTATCAAATTAAAATCGATACAAAATAttgtattaatatataatataatttaaatctgATACTAATATATAATTGTTGAGTATTCAAATCGCCAAACATTTGTTGCATGCGTTGATATtaataaatatcaaattttatattCAAAGTCCATATATAAATCAGATAGTGCTCGAATATCATATACtagtatcatattttaaatgtttttatacCAATTTTCACTAGTGAAAGGACATGAGACCCAATGAGTgcaaaaacattttctatttagattttttttgaagtacaaatatatattttttctgaCAGtgactccattaaatttaaatttgaatacgATGATTTAAAGAAATTTTGCTCTTGTATATTAAATATgagaataatataattttaatcaaattattaatatatatatatatatatatatatatatatatatatattaaaaaataaaacattttcgtGTATCAGAGTAATTAGGATAAATATAATGAGTTTTTGTAAAATTATAGACATATTTGAAAGAGTGAGTCTAAtgtaagatcgtctcacggatcataatctgtgagacgggtcaaccctacccatattcacaataaaaagtagtattttttcatgggtgacccaaataagagatccgtctcacaaatacgatccgtgagaccgtctcacataagtttttgcttaTTTGAgcaggtctcatgtgagaccgtctcacggatcataatctgtgagacgggtcaaccctacccatattcacaataaaaagtaatacttttagaataaaaagtaatactttttcatggatgacccaaataagagatccgtctcacaaatacgacccgtgagaccgtctcacacaagtttttgccataattTAATAGATATTATTGTCACGCaaataaattacttaaaatacattaaaatttgatagtaatttgaaatcaaaattatttcaaatatgtatgATTTTGGACCCTATCCCCTATTAACAAAAAAAGGTAAGCATTCATGGAACATGCATGCCTCACCCCCATTTTctctattttattattgataatagCTACAGCAATTGCATAGGCAAGTTAGTTGCTTCTGTGAAAAATAAAACATCGAGAATTTAGATGATCCAATTGATTACTAAAGGTGGGACAAATTTTATGATCTTAGAATTTCGATGAATCTATAGGCTATAGCAAAATGGAGTTGGAATATtatcaatatcataataatgAAAATTCGACCATTTATATGATAGAACACAAAAACAACTGGTTACGCCACCAAACGAAAATTCAATGCTGGATAACAATCAAATATGCATGCATCCCTCAACAAATAACTTCTCGTTCAAGAAAATTAATCTGGAATCAGGTttcacaaacacacacacacacagagccAGGCATTTCTGCTCGAGACAATCACATGTTAATTTTATAAGATCATTTTACAAATtaattttgtaaaataaatattcgATCTAactaaaaaatagaaaaactgTAAAATagtcaattatttttttaaaaaataacttattttttatgtcaaaatattattttccagTTTTTACTTGAGTATACATGGTAACGCATAGACGTAATCTTAAGGGGTTGTAATACCCCTTGCCTCATATATTAAAAACTAAAGacttaaaatgagtttataacgAACTTACATTAGATTTCTATAgtaacttgggttaatcattttcgtaaagcgatgaCAAATACGTTGTTATATGGGCTTATTGTGCAGTCACGCGGACTCGGGGCATGACAGAATgatatcagagccggtcaccgaCGTGGAACACCGataaataagtgctatgcgagCAAAGTGTTACGTGCATAAGAGCCACCTCTCGAACCTGCgcggcaaagtgctacatgacgtgAGCTACCTGTTGAACCTGTATGAGCGatctctagattctcggtgctggtggatcgacTAATCAGGCCGCGACGATGACGTCGCGATCTGAAGAAAGGGTGATTATGATACCTCTTGTCCCACGTAGTAaatattaaagatttaaaatgagtttaatAAGTTTGCAATAgatttctataaaaaaaaaaaaaaaaaaaaacttgtgttAATCATTTTTCGTAAAACGACGACGAATATGAGGTATTTACTATAAGAGCCATGCACGAGTCCAGACTCGAGGCGTGACATGGATAGTTGGCAAAATATAATCTTGAtccaactttaaaaaaaaaaaactaatcttAGTATCTGAAAAGGTTCAAATGCATTTGGAGAATGGTACTTTtcgaaaaaattaaatatttcctAATTAAATGGATAATTTCACAGTTAAAACACAAATTACGAAGCATATGACTGAACCTTCTTTAAAACGAACACCATAGGAATCAAATTTGGAGAGCTGTGCAAGAATCAGGATGCCGTTGGGCAAGTACTACTGCGATTACTGCGATAAGGAATTCCAGGACACCCCTGCGGCGCGGCGGCGCCACCTCCAGGGCATTCAGCACCAGAGAGCCAAAGCTGCCTGGTACTCCCCCCAAAGTACGTTTTCTCTGTTTCTGCTCTATCATTCAATATCCAAACACGAGCTTATGATATTTGTTTTTTCTTTTGTGTTTCGTGTTCTTGTCATCAGATTTGAATCGAATTCATGAACCTGAGTCTTTTGGTAAAGGAGTCTGCAATCGATTTGTTAGTACGGTGGGTGTTTTATCAATCCCCTTTATTCTCTTAGAATTTAGGaaatttatttgataaaaaatgttttctttgcaCTGTTTATGGACTTCGTATATTAATGAGGAAAATGCATCGGGAGAGCTTATGTTTGgatgatggattttgttgcgaaAAGTTTAAATTGGAGAAGGCTAATTTTCGTACTGTAGGCCACATTAACTATGCACATATATTCATTTGTCTGTATCTAGTTGTAGTATCATATGGAAACCATACAGATTTATGGCTGATCTATGAACCTCGAGCATGGTGTAAGATGGATATTATTTGGAATATTTCGGGAGAATAACATCCAGTTATTAACTTATTATGCACTAGGAAAAAAGGTTGGATGATGTTCAGAATAGTTTCCTCTCTGGGATTCACGGCTTGTATATTCTAAGAAAAGTTGACTCAATTAACATAAT
This Primulina eburnea isolate SZY01 chromosome 2, ASM2296580v1, whole genome shotgun sequence DNA region includes the following protein-coding sequences:
- the LOC140824850 gene encoding zinc finger CCCH domain-containing protein 3 isoform X2, with product MPLGKYYCDYCDKEFQDTPAARRRHLQGIQHQRAKAAWYSPQNLNRIHEPESFGKGVCNRFVSTGSCQYGDSCKYYHPKDVAGTNIQGIAGVIGTQLGTTLGSLPPSLCPPPEGGYPPLPFIDWG